One genomic segment of Rubripirellula tenax includes these proteins:
- a CDS encoding helix-turn-helix domain-containing protein codes for MNETDVVARLERIETLLSSLVQQEKVKDFYTTSEVANILGRAEFTVREWCRLYRIHAEKRPCGRGRSKEWMISHTELQRIQNEGLLSIR; via the coding sequence ATGAATGAGACCGATGTGGTCGCACGGCTCGAACGAATCGAAACGTTGCTTAGTTCGCTGGTGCAGCAAGAAAAAGTGAAGGATTTCTATACGACTTCCGAAGTCGCCAACATTCTGGGGCGTGCCGAATTTACCGTCCGCGAATGGTGCCGCCTGTACCGCATCCATGCAGAGAAACGACCTTGCGGGCGCGGGCGATCAAAAGAATGGATGATCTCGCACACCGAACTACAGCGAATCCAGAACGAAGGGCTGCTCTCGATCCGCTGA